In Panicum virgatum strain AP13 chromosome 5K, P.virgatum_v5, whole genome shotgun sequence, the genomic window TGCCAAAGTATGACGGAACATTTCCTGTCAGTTGATTGTTCTCGAGGTGACTGCATGCATTATATATagtattttattattttagagAGAAAACTAAAATAAAAGCCATCAGTCATGCATGATGCCTGCATGGGTAGTGTACACTAATTAAGCTCACATGATGGATAGGTTGGACGAGCCACTGAGGTCAGGGATTGGGCCCGTCAGCATGTTATTAGCAAGTCCGCTGCAAGGAAATATAGTATATAATTCAAAGTCAATTCTGTGTGCGTGTGCTATATAAATCCAATGATGAACTGTAGTACTTACATCTCTGCTAAGCATGGCAAGGCCCCTAGTTCCGGCGGCACGTTGCCCGTCAAGTTCTTTCCTGAAAGATTTCTGATGGATCACAGAAATTATTAGCTAGTATGGATCGATCGACTTGTTGTTACTGGCATCGGTTACTACTATATACATACATGGCAATGACTCTTGGTTGCGCTTCTGAATCTGATGTGCATTTCACCCAAGACCACGGCCAAGGGAGACACGGATCGCCGCCTTCCATTGCCCACTCGGCCGAGGCGTAACGCGACGCCAGGCCTGCCATCACCGGCGCATCCGGGGAGCCCAGCTGGATGTGGATGTACTTGTATATCTCAAAGGCATTCAGGATGGGCCCCTTGGACGAGTCGTTGGTCTTGCGGAACGCGAACGAGAGCACGAACGGCAGCGTGATGTTGAGGAAGCCCGGCTCGTAGAGCCGGTACTTGCCCGGCGCGTTCTCGCCGACGTCCACCGTGGGCTTGCTCACCTCCGGCAGGCCGGGGATGAAGAGCTTGAACTTGCGCGTCTCGGGGGCCACGAACTCCTCGATCTCCGCCATGTAGGAGAAGGCCCAGCCGTTGCCCGGGAAGCCGTTGAGGTTGAGGCGGTAGGTGAGCTCCCCGAGCGAGCCCACCACCGCCGTCTGCATCACCTTCTGCGGCGGCCTCTCGCCGGAGGCCACGAAGACGGGCCTGTCGGTGGAGACGCTCACGGTGCCGGGGGCGACGTCCACCAGGTAGTTGGCCCTCCTGACCATGTCCGACTCCCAGATCCGGTCGTAGGGGTCGTCGGGGTACCTGACCGCCTCGGCGGTGGGCGCCCCGAAGTTGATCCTGGCGGAGAGGCCGAGGAAGGCGTCGGCCTCGTCGTCCGTGTAGTAGAGGGAGCCGTTGAgctggcggagctcgagcgTGGAGATGAAGGGCTGGCCCGTGGTGGCGTTGGAGAGGCAAACGCTgagggcgggcgcggcggcgagcacgacGGCCTCGCGGGTGACCACCTTGGCGTCGTCGTAGATGACGATGGTGGACCAGCGGGAGGCCCCCAGGTAGAGGTCGAACTCCGGGAAGACGTTGCTGCTGTCGAAGTTGCCGTACAGGAAGGTGGCGCGGACGAGGtagcgggtgcgggtgcggacGGGGAGCGTGTAGCAGtgcttggtgctgctgctgctgctcgccggcgacgagggggACACGGCGGGGAAGTAGCGCACCGTCGAGTACTGCGTGCGCTTCTCCGACGCCACGGCGATGGTGGCCGTCTCGCCGAAGGGGAACCATCCGGCGTCGCCCGTCCACAGCAGGCCCAGCTCGTCCGTGTAGTTTGCGGAGCCGCCGCAGTCGATGCTGACGAAACCTGAAGGGGATGGATGCTAAGCTAGACCGATCGATTCATCAATGCAATTTAATCACCAATACAAATACAATCACCTGGCAtctgcgcagcggcggcggcggcggcggagacgacGAGGAGGGCTACCAAGACAAGAGATGGGCAGGCCATGCCGGTTGCCGGAGGAGCTGCAGCTGCCAGCTATAGTGATAGCTTGGATGCTGCTAAAAAGCTAAGTAAAGACGACTGTCCTCCTCCGTGGATGGAACTGAAATCGCAATTCTTAGCGGCTAAGCAATTTCATCTTAGCGGCCGAGTACTACCACTCCATCCGGATCCTTTTATAAGATATTCACGcatatcaaaatttaaattttacaatctttgactaataatttagtCAATAATTTTTAAGTATTATGGAACAAACTTGATACGGATAGATTTATAATCAAATGTGTATCTgataaatttaaatttataatcataacTATTATAATACAAAATAAATGAACCGTACCATAACAAACCGTGGCTTGTAAAAGCGTTTTGACTCTTGAGGGAGTagaagagaggggggggggggggggggggacagacAGTGAGGGCACTGCCAGCGTGGTAAAAGCAACAGACTGAGAACgcagagaaagaaagaaagatagGGGAAAAAGCTGCCATGCATGGTGAGCCCGACCCTCATAACTGTAAAGCTAAAGCTAGCTATGGTGCCATGGTGGGTGGGCTCCCTCCAAGACCAACAGACAACATCGGCTGCTGCAGCCTTTCTTACCACAGTTTGTTCCATTAGTAATTATGGAATCGAATCTTTGATATATAcctggagtattaaatgtagttgaaaaaattaACTAACTACATAGTTTAATTGTAAACAATGAGACAAATttttaagcttaattagtccataattaaatattatttactaaataacaacaaaagtgcAACATTAcctaaattcaaaaaatttcacaaacTAATAAACAATTCAAAAAAACTGGATGAATTCGATGCTAATTCTCATTCCAGTCGCTATCAGACCGCCCACCGCATAAAGCTATTTTTTCGTCCCGTCTTGAACACTAAGCAGTTAGTTGAGATCTTGACACCTCCAATTCGCAGATGGATCCGATTAGACAGCCGCAAGAGAATAGATTATGTGAGGTAAAGCAAGCAAGCCTGCAAAGTCTCGCAAAGAAAAGCTAAAATTCAGCAGCGAATAAAGATACATCACGTAGGTAAAGCGGTAAATAAAGGTACATAGCCATGCATATACaccaaagaagaaaaagatgCATGGTGGAGGGAATTCCATCTTTTAGTCCATACGCACACAGCGA contains:
- the LOC120709396 gene encoding probable LRR receptor-like serine/threonine-protein kinase At1g67720 isoform X2; its protein translation is MACPSLVLVALLVVSAAAAAAAQMPGFVSIDCGGSANYTDELGLLWTGDAGWFPFGETATIAVASEKRTQYSTVRYFPAVSPSSPASSSSSTKHCYTLPVRTRTRYLVRATFLYGNFDSSNVFPEFDLYLGASRWSTIVIYDDAKVVTREAVVLAAAPALSVCLSNATTGQPFISTLELRQLNGSLYYTDDEADAFLGLSARINFGAPTAEAVRYPDDPYDRIWESDMVRRANYLVDVAPGTVSVSTDRPVFVASGERPPQKVMQTAVVGSLGELTYRLNLNGFPGNGWAFSYMAEIEEFVAPETRKFKLFIPGLPEVSKPTVDVGENAPGKYRLYEPGFLNITLPFVLSFAFRKTNDSSKGPILNAFEIYKYIHIQLGSPDAPVMAGLASRYASAEWAMEGGDPCLPWPWSWVKCTSDSEAQPRVIAINLSGKNLTGNVPPELGALPCLAEIGLANNMLTGPIPDLSGSSNLSIIHLENNQLTGNVPSYFGSLPKLSELYLQNNKLSGSVPRALLSRSIIFNYSGNMYLGTGTQKKKHVIIIISALLGASLLLAAGLCCYMLTRRSTKKQHSSPQGADDGDDFTNKNKLQNHPIISSQPQTREIATETAHPYSLSELQVATSNFASRIGSGGFGIVYYGKLSDGKEIAVKVPTNDSYQGKKQFRNEVSLLSRIHHRNLVAFLGYCHEDGRNILVYEFMHNGTLKEHLHGRDKHISWIKRLEIAEDAAKGIEYLHTGCTPSIIHRDIKTSNILLDKQMRAKVSDFGLSKLAAEESHASTNVRGTLGYLDPQYYTSQQLTEKSDMYSFGIILLELISGRPPISTISFGEHLRSIGPWAKWYYESGDIEAIIDPSISGSGGYQDVQSIWKIAEAAVRCIDAEPRKRPCMPEVVKEIQDAMALERSSASETIMTMRGGAGGGCPFSPAAASVRSGGTMRSHDMVMDNLLLMDDDDDDSAATSFSGSVGKLKYPELR
- the LOC120709396 gene encoding probable LRR receptor-like serine/threonine-protein kinase At1g67720 isoform X1, which translates into the protein MACPSLVLVALLVVSAAAAAAAQMPGFVSIDCGGSANYTDELGLLWTGDAGWFPFGETATIAVASEKRTQYSTVRYFPAVSPSSPASSSSSTKHCYTLPVRTRTRYLVRATFLYGNFDSSNVFPEFDLYLGASRWSTIVIYDDAKVVTREAVVLAAAPALSVCLSNATTGQPFISTLELRQLNGSLYYTDDEADAFLGLSARINFGAPTAEAVRYPDDPYDRIWESDMVRRANYLVDVAPGTVSVSTDRPVFVASGERPPQKVMQTAVVGSLGELTYRLNLNGFPGNGWAFSYMAEIEEFVAPETRKFKLFIPGLPEVSKPTVDVGENAPGKYRLYEPGFLNITLPFVLSFAFRKTNDSSKGPILNAFEIYKYIHIQLGSPDAPVMAGLASRYASAEWAMEGGDPCLPWPWSWVKCTSDSEAQPRVIAINLSGKNLTGNVPPELGALPCLAEIGLANNMLTGPIPDLSGSSNLSIIHLENNQLTGNVPSYFGSLPKLSELYLQNNKLSGSVPRALLSRSIIFNYSGNMYLGTGTQKKKHVIIIISALLGASLLLAAGLCCYMLTRRSTKKQHSSPQAGADDGDDFTNKNKLQNHPIISSQPQTREIATETAHPYSLSELQVATSNFASRIGSGGFGIVYYGKLSDGKEIAVKVPTNDSYQGKKQFRNEVSLLSRIHHRNLVAFLGYCHEDGRNILVYEFMHNGTLKEHLHGRDKHISWIKRLEIAEDAAKGIEYLHTGCTPSIIHRDIKTSNILLDKQMRAKVSDFGLSKLAAEESHASTNVRGTLGYLDPQYYTSQQLTEKSDMYSFGIILLELISGRPPISTISFGEHLRSIGPWAKWYYESGDIEAIIDPSISGSGGYQDVQSIWKIAEAAVRCIDAEPRKRPCMPEVVKEIQDAMALERSSASETIMTMRGGAGGGCPFSPAAASVRSGGTMRSHDMVMDNLLLMDDDDDDSAATSFSGSVGKLKYPELR